Genomic DNA from Deinococcus misasensis DSM 22328:
CCTGACCCACCTTGTGGGGGTGTCGCTCTTTGCAGGTTTTTATGCCCTGATCCGCTGCATCATCGTGTTCGGGGTTTTGATTTTGCTGACCAGTGTGGACGCCAGCTTTGTGAGCCTCCTGCAATGTCTGGTGGTGATGCTGGTGGCCTCGATGGGCTTCATGGGCCTCGGGCTGATCTGCGCAGTCTTTCCCGTCATGAGCACCGAAAACGGCGCACAGGCCACTAACATCGTGCAGGCGCTCTTTCTGCTGATCTCGGGGGTTTACGCTCCGGTCAGTGTGCTTCCTGAATGGCTCCAGTGGATTTCTACCCTCAGTCCAGCCACTTACGCCCTGACTGCTTGCCGTAAGATCCTGGGCATTGACCACACCGGAACGGCCATCCAGCAGGGCATCAACCTGAATGGGGTCCTTCCAGAGCTGGGCATTCTTGTGCTGTTCGGTCTGGTGACCATTCCTCTGGGGCTGTTTGTGTTCAGCAAGGCTGAAACCTGGGCCAAGCGGACCGGGAAGTTGAAGCGGGTGGGGTAAATCCCTCTGCCTGACCCCTGCCCTCGCTACGCTTGGGCTGTCCCCCTTAACGAAGGGGGACAGCTTCGAAGGCCAGTGAAAAGCAGGGGATCTAATGTCTCCACCCCCAGTTCGCCACACTGGCAGCCACCACTTGAGCCCCCATCAGGGTGAAAATGGCTCCACTCCAGCCAAAATGGGTGAACATGTATCCCACCAGCACGGTGCTGAAGGCTCCGCCTCCGTAATAACAAAGGTTGTAAAGTCCAGAAGCCAGCGATCTGGCATACTTGGCGTGTGCAGCCACGTAACTGGTGGCAGCAGCCTGTGCCACGAACACCCCCGAGGATGCGAGCACCAGACCCAGCAGGATGGTGTAGAGGCTCGGGGTCAGGGTCAGGAGCATTCCGATGCTGGAGGTCACCATGGCGAGGGTCAGGGCTTTGCTGTTGCCCAGTCTGGCAATCCACTTTCCAGAGAGGGGGGTGATCACCATCCCGATCAGGTACACGCAGAACAGAAACCCGAGGGTGGCCGGTCCAAGGTGATAGGGGGCAGCAGACAGATGGTAATTCACGTAGGTGAACAGACCCGTCAGGGAAAACAGGGTGAAGAACCCAACGGTGTTGGCGGTCAGCAATTTGGGGTTGCTCAGGTGGCCCTGAATGGACTTGAGGGCCTCACCGACTTTTCTTTGTGGGACGAAATTTCTGGATTGAGGCAGCATCCAGTAACACAGTGCAGCTCCCAGCAGGTTCAGAATCCCCAGCACAAAAAAGGCCGATTGCCAGCCGAAATGCTCGGTGACCACACCGGACACCAACCGTCCCAGAAAGCCTCCCAGCACCGAACCTGAAACGTAGGCTGCCAGCATGTAAGAGATGCGGTCTCTGGGAAATTCTTCGCTGACGTAGGCCATGCTGACCACGGTGATGCCGGGAATGATCAGGCCTTGCAGGAAACGCCAGAGCACCAGTTCCTGCAAGCTGCCTGAGAAACCGGCCATCAGGGTCGGAATGGCCAGCAAAACCAGCGTGGCCACCAGCACCCGTTTGCGCCCCACTGCATCTGCAATCAGACCCATGATGGGAGACATCAAGGCCATGGCAAGGGTGGTGGCCCCGATGGTGGCTCCGGCTGCCACTGCACTGGCATGAAAATCTCTGGAAAGCTCGGGCAGGATGGACTGGGTGCTGTACACGCACATGAACACGGCGGTGCCCAGAAATCCCAGAATGAACCGGGAAGCCAGACGGTTTTCGGTGTTGGAGGTGGGGCGGGTCAGCACGGTCATGGGGAACTCCTGACAACAGGGAAGACGCCTGAAAGGTGGGGTTTCAGGGAAAGGAACTTTGGGATGCAGAAGGCGGAAGGCAGAAAGCAGCGACCCAGCGCGAAACGGGCCGTCCCGTGAGCGCGTAGTAGGGTTCAGACTGAGATTGTTTGCGATGTTCTTGGAGGCGAAAGCCAAAGCTGTAAAGAGCTTTCTGCCTTGGCTTTTGGCGTTCTGCGTGACCCGGCTTGCCGGGTCACTTCTGATGTTCCCCAGTGTAGTCCTGCAGCTTTTTTTATTCCAATACATTTTCGAGTGGACTTTGATTCGTGAAACGTATTAAGCTGGGTCATGGAACTCCGGCACCTGCGTTATTTTGTGGCGGTGGCCGAAGAGCGCCACTTTGGACGTGCTGCAGAGCGACTGTTCATCACCCAACCGCCCTTAAGCCAGCAAATCCGTCACCTTGAGGAAGAACTCGGGGTGAAACTGCTGAAACGCACCACCCAGAAAGTCGAACTGACCGAAGCTGGAAAAGTCTTTCTGGAAGAGGCCCGCATCACGCTGGAACATGCAGACCGGGCGATCAGTGCAGCGCGCCGGGTGGGCCGCAGTGAGGCCAGCAGACTGGAGTTGGCCTTCATTGCTTCGGTGGCCTCCTCGATCCTGACGCCCCTGTTGGTGGCCTTCAAAAGTGCCCACCCCGAGGTGAATGTCAACCTGGCGTTCATGCGCACCGCAGACCAGATTCCGGCATTGAGGGAAGGTCAGATTGATGCTGGCTTTGTGCGCCTGCCTTTTGCAGGTCAGGGACTGGTGCTCGAAGAGGTGGCCAGAGACCGTTTCGTGGCATTGCTGCCACCTGGTCACCCTCTGGCAGCCCATCAAAAAGTCAACTTGCAGGACCTGAAAGATGCCCCTTTCATCACCACCGAACCGCAGGCATCACCCGATTTTCAGACGGTTTTGATGGAGATGTGTTCAAAAGCGG
This window encodes:
- a CDS encoding ABC transporter permease — encoded protein: MHNTLKPATGILKELRAAWAFVFRDWNLTRRYASWVLVFTVYDVVNAATIMMIGIAANNPRLTLTLILGAVMWSFLSRLFGEIAQSIAYERWEGTIEYTFMAPVHRLTHLVGVSLFAGFYALIRCIIVFGVLILLTSVDASFVSLLQCLVVMLVASMGFMGLGLICAVFPVMSTENGAQATNIVQALFLLISGVYAPVSVLPEWLQWISTLSPATYALTACRKILGIDHTGTAIQQGINLNGVLPELGILVLFGLVTIPLGLFVFSKAETWAKRTGKLKRVG
- a CDS encoding MFS transporter — translated: MTVLTRPTSNTENRLASRFILGFLGTAVFMCVYSTQSILPELSRDFHASAVAAGATIGATTLAMALMSPIMGLIADAVGRKRVLVATLVLLAIPTLMAGFSGSLQELVLWRFLQGLIIPGITVVSMAYVSEEFPRDRISYMLAAYVSGSVLGGFLGRLVSGVVTEHFGWQSAFFVLGILNLLGAALCYWMLPQSRNFVPQRKVGEALKSIQGHLSNPKLLTANTVGFFTLFSLTGLFTYVNYHLSAAPYHLGPATLGFLFCVYLIGMVITPLSGKWIARLGNSKALTLAMVTSSIGMLLTLTPSLYTILLGLVLASSGVFVAQAAATSYVAAHAKYARSLASGLYNLCYYGGGAFSTVLVGYMFTHFGWSGAIFTLMGAQVVAASVANWGWRH
- a CDS encoding LysR substrate-binding domain-containing protein, whose product is MELRHLRYFVAVAEERHFGRAAERLFITQPPLSQQIRHLEEELGVKLLKRTTQKVELTEAGKVFLEEARITLEHADRAISAARRVGRSEASRLELAFIASVASSILTPLLVAFKSAHPEVNVNLAFMRTADQIPALREGQIDAGFVRLPFAGQGLVLEEVARDRFVALLPPGHPLAAHQKVNLQDLKDAPFITTEPQASPDFQTVLMEMCSKAGFVPRIVQEAGNLQAVVTLVAAGMGVSLVPEGVAETAPPETFTREIDMEPTWSSMAIAYRKDNRSQTLSQFLKVLHGQLGQ